In Meleagris gallopavo isolate NT-WF06-2002-E0010 breed Aviagen turkey brand Nicholas breeding stock chromosome 15, Turkey_5.1, whole genome shotgun sequence, one DNA window encodes the following:
- the LOC104913286 gene encoding 5-phosphohydroxy-L-lysine phospho-lyase, translated as MYDENGRQYLDCINNVAHVGHCHPDVVEAAHEQNQLLNTNSRYLHDNVTDYAERLSEKLPEKLCTFYFLNSGSEANDLALRMAREFTKHEDVIVLDQ; from the exons ATGTATGATGAGAACGGAAGACAATACCTTGACTGCATAAACAACGTTGCTCATG TTGGACATTGTCACCCCGATGTAGTAGAAGCAGCCCACGAGCAAAACCAATTGCTAAATACAAATTCTCGTTATCTTCATGACAACGTGACTGATTATGCAGAGAGACTTTCAGAAAAGCTACCCGAGAAGTTGTGCAccttttatttcttgaattCTGG ATCTGAAGCTAATGATCTTGCCCTAAGAATGGCACGAGAGTTTACAAAGCATGAGGACGTTATAGTTCTAGACCAGTAA